In the Dermochelys coriacea isolate rDerCor1 chromosome 23, rDerCor1.pri.v4, whole genome shotgun sequence genome, GCAGAAGAGGTGACGTGATCCCGATCTAGAAGTACCGACGTGGGGACGGAATATTTCATAACTAACTTGAGCCAACAGCTGGCAGCTGAAACGAGACAAATTCAACCTGGAAATAAGGTTTCATGCTGAGGGGAATTAAGCAGGGGAACAACCAACCAAGGGGCAtggcggattctccatcaccatCTCCGGCCATATCAAACTCCAGAGGGGCTGAATTTCTAAAAGCTCGGCTCTAGGGATCATTTTGGGGCAAGTCTCAGGCCTGCACAACACAAGAGAGCAGACTAGATCACCAGTCCCTTCTGAGCTGAGAATGTGTCACAGACACAAGAAAGCAGTAGTTTTGAAGTtcacctgtggaattccttgcctcaTGATTTCCCCCCGAAGTTTTAGAATTCAGTTATGAGCCCAAGAGGGGACGAACAGGAGCTGGCATCATGCAGATGGCGCAGGTGGGCTCGAGTAGCAGACAGAGCATTGACGAGCCAGGCTGCAGGTGGAGCCGGCGCTGGACACCCCCGCGAGGACAAACATCTCCCGCTGCAGGACGTCTCGCTCATGGACGCAAACGCTTCTCCCCACTGAGCCTGAGTTGAGGGTCTCGAGTTCAGGCTGGACGAAAGAACCCGGCGCTCTCCAACTCCCTGTCAGCGGGCAAAGTGGCACCCGCCCTGGTGCTCCCCCAAGACCCATGGAAATGGGCCGAGTTTGACGACGCATGAATGGAGAGGGAACCCATGGAAGCCCTGGTGGtgccccagtcctgggctccccccataGCTCAGCCAGTCCCCCCAGTTGCCAACATGCCAAGgagccccccatcccacccctgaaATACTGTTGTCCCAGCTTTCACCTCTGACCCTGCAGCTCGCTCCAGGCTCAACCCTGCCCTGTTCTTCCCCGCGCCCACCAaaggccagggctctgggggccaatcccagccccagccccaatcagatcagggtggtggaggggggcacTGAGCATGGCTGAGCCCAGGGGAAACAGGGGCCAAGCAAACAGATTCCCAGAACTGGGAGGCGGCTgaccagctctggggtggagccgcTGGGAAACAGCCCCATAAAACGCAGCACAGGGACGAGGTGccgaaatgcagccagctctgaggGCCCCCGGGACCCCCCCCAAACAGCTCCATTAGCCTCcaaagtttaataataataaaaaaatcataatacaataacgccccccccacccccccatagaCAGTGATAGGAACActaaaaagagacagagagaggtttAGTGTCAGGGCTGGGCCCCTAAGAGGTGTTGTGAGGCGGGCTGGAAACAGACCAGGTtccgccccccagccctgctgcccccctcaCCACCCCCCGAAAAACCCCAAAGTGGTTCCCCCAATTCCTATAAAAAACCCATCCCGGGCTGGAGAGGCAGCTGTGCAGCtccgggggagaggggggtagggctgcagtgtgtgtgtggggggggaatctgtCCCCCCCAGAGTCAGTCCAACCAGTGCGGGGCGCTGGTCCGGCCGATCTGGCTGTGCTGGTATCTCGGGGGTGCCCCGAGACGTCCATGGTGAATCCGGAGGGGCACAGTTCTGGGGGGTGGCGCCCCCTGGCTCCCACGGGGGGGGGTGTCAGCAAGATCCCCTTACTCCCCATCTCTGCGCCGAGGTATCCATGATACAAAAGGAAGGGTAACGTAAAATAATTACATCACTGGGCAGAGTCCGGCCCGGGGTCCCCCGGCGGGGAGCGTCCTGGGGGGGTCAgctccgccccccagccccccccccccagtcagggCGCCATCATGTCAGCCGTCCGGTCCGGAGGAGGGGGCCGGCGTCACAACTCCTGTGGGgacaacaggggaggggggttagCGAGGGTGGGGGGACCCCACGGAGCCCCCGCATAGGATCAGGGGATTCCAGCCCAGGGGGTCAGAtggggaccccagccccaggggcccccatggcaaaaaaaaccccctcccacaccctcagGTGCCCCAAATCTCACCCCGACACCGTTCTGGCTGTGATCAGTGCCGGCCCCGGGGGAGGCCACATCGGGGGGCTCGCTCTCCCGGCTCCTCTTTGGCTCTAACTCCTCCTTCGGTACGGGGGGCAGCTCCCCTCGCTCAGCCCGGCGCTTCCGGCGCCGCTCGGCATCCCGGCCCCGGGCCCCGCGCCGCTCCgcctgctccagctgggggcGACAGGGGACATCAGCCGGACATGGACCCCatgcagccctgggctccccccagccctgctggtgcccctcactcccgacccacagccccctgccagccagccccgccccccagctctgccgttgCCCCTCACCcttgacccacagccccctgccagcccagccctgccagtgcccctcactcccaacccacaaccccctgccagccagccccgccccccagctctgccgttgCCCCTCACCcttgacccacagccccctgccagcccagccctgccagtgcccctcactctcaacccacaaccccctgccagccagccccgtcccccagctctgccgttgCCCCTCACCcttgacccacagcccctgctggcccagcccagtccccccagctctgccagtttcCCTCACCTCCAACAGGTGGCGGAAGGTGTCAACGGGGGGCACCCGGGCGGCCTGCAGCAGCCTCCAGAGGCTCTGCCCCTCATCTAGCGTCACCTCCAGCAGGTCGCCCTCCAggagcagctcctccagcgcTTGCCTTGGCCCCTCGGGCAGCTCCAGCACCGGGCCCTGCAGCCGTGCCAGCGCCGCGCCCAGCACCTCCAGGTCTGGGGGGGACAGGGCAGTGAGGGAGGATGGGGCCAGCCTGCAATCCCCACTGCACCCTcagtgccccctccctccctctgccctgtcTCACAGCGTGCCTTCAGTGCCAGCTGCTGCCCCCCACTAAatccctccctctgtccccctctgTGCCACACACCATGCCCTCGGTGCCAGCTCcagccctccctgcaccccagaccatcccctccctctgccccgaCCCCGGTGCAGAGCAAATATGGGGCATGTTACCAGAGGTGAAGGGTCCCATCTTCTCCGGCGTCGTGGCGTCCCCGTTCTCTAGGGAGAGCTGCGGGGGGCAAGAAGGGACAGAACGGTGAGACAGGCatgtggccccacccccacctcggGCGACCCAAATCTAGGAGGCTGGTCCCAGGGGCTCCCTCGCTGGGGTGGGGCGAAAGCGGATTACATGGGGACCCACCTCCCCGCAGTGCCCGTCACCAACAGACCGGGGCGAGCGGACCCCTCACCTTGGGTTGCTCGTTGCGGCTGGTCTCCCGCAGGGCGCCGGCATCCCCATGCAGCCGTTGGCGCAGGGCCGCCAGGCGCTCCAGGGGCCCGGCCAGCTCGGGCGAGGCCAGCAGCTGGCGGGCGCGATCCTGCCAGGTGATGGCGCGCTCCGTCAGGCACTGCAGGGCCTCGCCCTCGGGCAGCCGCACCGGCAGCTTCTGCAAGGCCACCAGCAGGGCCAGGATGGTCTCGAGGCGCGGGCGGCGGGAGCGCTGGCACAGCGGACACAGGAACTTGGCGTCCCACTCCCACCAGGCGGGCGAGGGCTTCTGGGCGCCCAGGCGGGGCCAGGCCACGCAGGGGGCGTGGAACCAGTCGCGGCAGAGCTCACAGCACAGCATACTGGGCCCAGGCGGCCGGCTGCACACGCAGGAGggggggccgggcgcggggggggCAGGCTTCAGTGCGTTGGCGCGGCGCAGCCGTAGGATGCCCTCCTTCTCCTTCCGCTCGCCCTCCTTGAACGCCACgatctgccgggggggggggggaggctcagtGGGGGGGAGCAGCCTGCCCGCTGCCAGCCACAGCCTCCACTTTGCCGgtcccccctgccagccccagccccccctttccctccctgccgcccccgcgccagccccagcctcccccgcctttccttccctgccccctgctgccccccgcgccagccccagcctcccctttccctttccctccctgccagccccagtcttcccccttccttccctgcccactgccagcctcccctttccctccctgcccccccagccaggcccccaacctgccccactccttcctcGCTCCCCCCCAGTCTCTCTCCTGGTGCCCCTAGAGGAGGcaggccccctgccccattccccgccccccagagggGCCGGGCCCCACTGCTGCCCGCTCACCACGGAGCCGGGGTCCCGCAGGTCCTGAGCCGACAGCCCCAGGCTCTCGGTGTCCGACTTGTAGAGGCCGAGTTCCGGCTCCCGCCGCCACTTGGTGCGCTTGGGGCTGGCTGCGCCAGCGTCCGCGCAAGGGCAAAGCacctggggagcagaggggttggGCTCTGCCTTCCATGCCCCCCGGTCCCATGGGGCCCAcagacccccctgcccccttggGACCTACcatcctccccacagccccaacaCTGCCTGTGCCCCATGGGAGCCACAGCCCCCGCCACCCTGAGGGATCCAcaacccccccccgctgtcccatGGGaggcacagacacccccacccgcTGCCCCATGAGAGCCATAGACACCCCCCAGTCCTGCCCCGCACGCACCTCCAGCAGGGTGTAACACGAGTTCTTCTTGAGGAAGGTCTTGGAGGCCTTCTCGCGCCAGGAGTGCGCCGTGCCCACCTGCACCTCCAGCTGGCGCAGCTCCTCCAGGCGCACGGGCAGGTCCCGGCCCACGGCCACCAGCCCCTCCAGGTCGTCCAGGCAGGGGTAATGATCCCCGTTCTAGGGCGGGGGGGAAACGTCAGCGCCGACCCCACAGCCCCTGGCCTCTCTGTCCCCACAGCCTCACGCTGTTATCTCCCCAGAACCGCCAGGTCACGGCCTACAGCCCCAGGTCTCCTAAGTTCCCccagagccccaagccccagcctcaCACCACAATCCCCCCAGAAACCCCCTCCCagtcccccagccccccatcgcTCACCTGGATCTCCTCCACATCGGCGATCCAGGCCCGGGCTTTGGCCAGCGCTTCCTTCAGGGCCAGGATGTTGGGCAGGTGCACAGGGACGTTCTCTGCCTCCTTGATGATGGCTTCCAGCGTGGCTGGGGGGTGCttctgcctggggtggggggggagaggggacggCTCAGGCCCCCAGCTCCAATCTCCaggccccctcccttcccagagctggggaaggaaccCAGGCCTCCACACTCCCAACCTGCTCCATGTTCTAACCACTAGTGCCCTcttctctcccagagctggggagagaacccaggtgtccgggcccCCAACCTCCCCCGGGCTCTAACCGCTACCCTCCTCAAAACCGTGAAGagatcccaggagtcctgctgcccccccagAATCCAGGCGTCCGGGCCCCTCACCTGGCCTCGAGGCAGAGGTGGGCCTTCTCCTCCCAGCGCTGGGCGATGGTCAGCAGCTCCTGGAGCTCGGCCCGGGCCTTCTCCACGGCCGGGCTGGGGGCCACGGTGGCACCGGCCTGGGCCAGGCCCTGCACCAGGGCCAGGGGCACCTGCTCACGGGGCGAGCGCAGCGCCCGCTTcacctcctccagccaggctgcctgctgcacctggcGCTCCAGCTGACGCGTCTCGGGCACGGCTACGCCCAGCCGCGCCCCCTGCGCCACCAGCCCCTGCAGCTGCGCTGTGCTGGCGGGCAGCCCCCGCAGGGcctcctgcacctcctcctggAACGCCAGCGCCCGCTCCAGTACCGcctgcgggggggaagggggagtcaGGGCGGATCCGGGCCTAGGGCCCCGCCCATGGGGAACCCTCTCCCCGTACCATCTCTCGGGTGGGGGGTCAAGGCGAGGCTGGTCCCGGGTACTTCCAACGCAGCCCCCACAGTCCCATCTTCCCCCCTGCCCACTCCAGCGCCGCCTACCTGGGGAGTCAGGGCAGGGCCAGTCCCAAGGACCCCCCAAACGCAGGCCCCTAGTACTCACTCAATCCTGGCCCTGGGTAACCCCAACCCAGCTCGCTTGTGTCCCCCCAGCTGGGCCTGCCCGCCTGGCGCGGTGCCCGCTCACCTGCACGTCGGCCAGCTGGTGCATGACGCAGGGCACGCTGCTCATACGCTCCAGGAAGGCGCGCAGCTCGTCCAGCGACAGTGGCACAGCAGGCACCCTGAGCGAGAGGTGTGCCGGGTTAGCCTGGGGAACTGCCcgccaccgggggggggggggtcaggaagCCCACCGGTCTCCCACAGGAGGGGCGCGGGCACAGGTCCAGCTTCCcgatccagccctgcccccactcacccaGTCTCCAGGCCGCTGATGAGCCCCAGGGCGTCGGAGACGCAGCTCTCGGCCTCAGCCAGGCAGCTCTTCAGCCGATGCAGCAGCTCGTTGTCGGGGAACTTGCGCTCGCGAGCCTCTGACTCCAGAGCCCGCAGCTCCTCCAGCGCTGCAAAGAGACACGGCTCAGGCTCCCTCCCCGCcgggggggctggaagccaggactcctgggttctctcccagcctGGGGGAGAGTAGGGACTAGTGGGTTACAGCAAGAGGGGGGCTAGatgccgggactcctgggttctcttccaggtgctgggaggggagtggggcctaatgggttagagcagggggggctgggagccaggactcctgggttctctccccagcttggggagggagcaggggctaaAGGTCTGAGCAGGGTGCAAGCCGGCACTCAGGAGGGGTGAGGTGGGAAAGGGGCACATGGGTGGGTTcagacccccctctcccccccaagggAACCCAAGCGTCCGGCGGGTGCTTACTCCTCTTGCGCCCATCCTCCACCTCCAGGGCGATTCGGACCTTGTTGGCCCAGGTGTCGAAGGACTCGGCCCGAACCTTCAGCTTGTGCAGCATGGCCGGGAGCTCATCCAGCGTGTAGCGGTACCTGTGGGCACAGGGTCAGCCGGGCCACGGGGAGCCCCAACTACTGGCCGGGGGAGGGCCTGGGGCCGGGATCCCGGACTCCTGAGTCCCGTGGCGGGCCGGAGTAGGGCTTGGGGAAGGGatcccggactcctgggtcccatggCGGGCCGGAGTAGGGCTCGGGGAAGGGATCCCAGACTCCTGGGTCCCGTGGCCAGATGTaggagggcctggggtggggatCTCAGCCTCCTGGGTCCCCCGTGGCCGGCCAGAGGAGGGCCCGGGGCAGGGATCCCGGCTTCCTGGGTCCTCCGTGGCTCACCTGAGGTACTGGCGGCTACTGGGGCACTTGCAGAGGTCGTGGATGTGGTAGAGGCAGACCAGACGGGCGGGGCAGTCGTAGCAGGCCAGTGCCGAGAGGAAACACGTCGTCTTGCACTTGTCACACTGGCGCTCGTCATCCGGGAGCAGCTCGAAGGCCTCGCGCTCCGCCTCCGTGACCccctgggcggggagaggggtgAGCACGGATCATGTGCCTGCCACCCCCAAGCTCCCCCACCACGTCCcacacctccccagccccactctccagccccgcccccatgtCCCACATCCcacacctccccagccccgcccctcaccTTGTCCAGCAGGGCCTTGCGCAGCTTGCGCTCCTCCTGCACCAGGATGAACATCTCCTTGTGCACGGCGGCCGCTAGGTTGAGGTCGAGCTTCTCGGGGCAGGCGGCCATCTTGCAGATCAGCTCCTCGTGCGAGAAGACGCAGTAGCGACGCAGGCGGCGGTAATGCTCGATGCACTGGCGCCCAGCcggcagctggggaaggagggagggacccaggtgtccgggctcgtCATCACTGGAACCCAGacgtccaggctcccagcccatcccccccactagaccccactcccctcccagagctgggcagaggacccaggtgtccgggcacACTcacccagtcagcagtgcagaagtTCACAGCTTCAGCGAAGTTGTAGCCCTGGTTGAAGCCGCTGTGATAGGCCCGGGGGAAAGTGATGACGAACTCTCCCGCACACTGATTGGTCCGGACGACCtagggggggcgggagggagcaCTGAGTGGTAGGAAGGAGCGACCAGGTaagtgggaaggggggttgggaGCAAGGTGAGGTGAGCAGCACCGAGGGGCGTGGCTGGGGCGTGGCCAAAGCAGGAACGCAGGGGGGGCATGGTGAGGGCCGGGTTAACAGTGGCAGGTGGGCAGTGGGTGTGCTGGAGGGGACAGTGGGTGTGCTGGAGGGGACAGTGGGTGGGGCAACAGAGGGCATGGATGGGGTGTGgccagggaagggaggaggtggCATGGGGCAGGCAGACAGTGGGGGCGTGGGCACAGGAGGGCAGCGGGAGTGGCCAGGGCAGCGAGGGGGTGGCacaaggggtggggctggggcagcacaagtgggtggggctggggccagggctgcgGGACATTCACCCGTACACCATGGGCCATGAAAGTGATGAGTGGGTGCAGTGTggggggcatggctggagcagagggggtggggctaGGAGAGCACAGAGGGCatggctggagcagagggggaggggccaggagagCACAGGGCACTCACCGGCACACCATGGGCCATGAGGGTGTTGGGGTTCATGAGGGTGACAAGCTGGTGCAGCAGGTCCGGCTGGCTCTCGAACAGCTCCGGGGTGAGCTTCTTCATCACGTCCTCCAGGTGCTCGGCCGCGAACGATGGCACCCCGTACCACGTCTTGGGCTCGCCCCTGGGGACAACGCGGGGTCAGGGAGGCAGCCGCCAACCCCCCATCCCATTCCACGTCTTGGGTTCACCCCTGGGGACAGCGCGGGGTCAGGGGGGCAGCCGCTAACCCCACATCCCCCCAACCCCATACCACGTCTTGTGCTCGCCCCTGGGGACAGCGTGGGGTCAGGGGGGCAGCTGCTAACCCTACATCTCCCCCCATCCCATACCACGTCTTGGGTTCACCCCT is a window encoding:
- the KDM5C gene encoding lysine-specific demethylase 5C isoform X3; this translates as MEDRVPPARGEEPPPPVAAADRAPPPQDRGPGRVWAEDRAPGAEDRAPLAEDRAPPAEERGPRRAWENRAPPAEDQVPRGDRAPPAEERGPRRGWGERGPPAEERGPKAERGPRGAPGPRAGWGEGVGEWGAPWPGTEAEPPEDFLPPPECPVFEPSWAEFRDPLGYIAKIRPIAEKSGICKIRPPADWQPPFAVEVDNFRFTPRIQRLNELEAQTRVKLNYLDQIAKFWEIQGSSLKIPNVERRILDLYSLSKVVLEEGGYEAICRDRRWARVAQRLTYPSGKNIGSLLRSHYERIIYPYEMYQSGANLVQCDARPFDSEEKDKEYKPHSIPLRQSVQPSKFNSYGRRAKRLQQEESEACPECASPSPLVAERAPMAWPEPTEEDIEKNPELKKLQIYGAGPKMLGLGLVAKDKTLRKKDKEGPECPPTVVVKEEPPGVDSRPEPQSPRPFLEVKEELRHSPEPCTKMTMRLRRSHGNTQFIDSYVCRICARGDEDDKLLLCDGCDDNYHIFCLLPPLPEIPKGVWRCPKCVMAECKRPPEAFGFEQATREYTLQSFGEMADAFKADYFNMPVHMVPTELVEKEFWRLVNSIEEDVTVEYGADIHSKEFGSGFPISDSKRRLCSEEEEYAASGWNLNVMPVLQQSVLCHINADISGMKVPWLYVGMVFSAFCWHIEDHWSYSINYLHWGEPKTWYGVPSFAAEHLEDVMKKLTPELFESQPDLLHQLVTLMNPNTLMAHGVPVVRTNQCAGEFVITFPRAYHSGFNQGYNFAEAVNFCTADWLPAGRQCIEHYRRLRRYCVFSHEELICKMAACPEKLDLNLAAAVHKEMFILVQEERKLRKALLDKGVTEAEREAFELLPDDERQCDKCKTTCFLSALACYDCPARLVCLYHIHDLCKCPSSRQYLRYRYTLDELPAMLHKLKVRAESFDTWANKVRIALEVEDGRKRTLEELRALESEARERKFPDNELLHRLKSCLAEAESCVSDALGLISGLETGVPAVPLSLDELRAFLERMSSVPCVMHQLADVQAVLERALAFQEEVQEALRGLPASTAQLQGLVAQGARLGVAVPETRQLERQVQQAAWLEEVKRALRSPREQVPLALVQGLAQAGATVAPSPAVEKARAELQELLTIAQRWEEKAHLCLEARQKHPPATLEAIIKEAENVPVHLPNILALKEALAKARAWIADVEEIQNGDHYPCLDDLEGLVAVGRDLPVRLEELRQLEVQVGTAHSWREKASKTFLKKNSCYTLLEVLCPCADAGAASPKRTKWRREPELGLYKSDTESLGLSAQDLRDPGSVIVAFKEGERKEKEGILRLRRANALKPAPPAPGPPSCVCSRPPGPSMLCCELCRDWFHAPCVAWPRLGAQKPSPAWWEWDAKFLCPLCQRSRRPRLETILALLVALQKLPVRLPEGEALQCLTERAITWQDRARQLLASPELAGPLERLAALRQRLHGDAGALRETSRNEQPKLSLENGDATTPEKMGPFTSDLEVLGAALARLQGPVLELPEGPRQALEELLLEGDLLEVTLDEGQSLWRLLQAARVPPVDTFRHLLELEQAERRGARGRDAERRRKRRAERGELPPVPKEELEPKRSRESEPPDVASPGAGTDHSQNGVGL
- the KDM5C gene encoding lysine-specific demethylase 5C isoform X2 — protein: MEDRVPPARGEEPPPPVAAADRAPPPQDRGPGRVWAEDRAPGAEDRAPLAEDRAPPAEERGPRRAWENRAPPAEDQVPRGDRAPPAEERGPRRGWGERGPPAEERGPKAERGPRGAPGPRAGWGEGVGEWGAPWPGTEAEPPEDFLPPPECPVFEPSWAEFRDPLGYIAKIRPIAEKSGICKIRPPADWQPPFAVEVDNFRFTPRIQRLNELEAQTRVKLNYLDQIAKFWEIQGSSLKIPNVERRILDLYSLSKVVLEEGGYEAICRDRRWARVAQRLTYPSGKNIGSLLRSHYERIIYPYEMYQSGANLVCDARPFDSEEKDKEYKPHSIPLRQSVQPSKFNSYGRRAKRLQQEESEACPECASPSPLVAERAPMAWPEPTEEDIEKNPELKKLQIYGAGPKMLGLGLVAKDKTLRKKDKEGPECPPTVVVKEEPPGVDSRPEPQSPRPFLEVKEELRHSPEPCTKMTMRLRRSHGNTQFIDSYVCRICARGDEDDKLLLCDGCDDNYHIFCLLPPLPEIPKGVWRCPKCVMAECKRPPEAFGFEQATREYTLQSFGEMADAFKADYFNMPVHMVPTELVEKEFWRLVNSIEEDVTVEYGADIHSKEFGSGFPISDSKRRLCSEEEEYAASGWNLNVMPVLQQSVLCHINADISGMKVPWLYVGMVFSAFCWHIEDHWSYSINYLHWGEPKTWYGVPSFAAEHLEDVMKKLTPELFESQPDLLHQLVTLMNPNTLMAHGVPVVRTNQCAGEFVITFPRAYHSGFNQGYNFAEAVNFCTADWLPAGRQCIEHYRRLRRYCVFSHEELICKMAACPEKLDLNLAAAVHKEMFILVQEERKLRKALLDKGVTEAEREAFELLPDDERQCDKCKTTCFLSALACYDCPARLVCLYHIHDLCKCPSSRQYLRYRYTLDELPAMLHKLKVRAESFDTWANKVRIALEVEDGRKRTLEELRALESEARERKFPDNELLHRLKSCLAEAESCVSDALGLISGLETGVPAVPLSLDELRAFLERMSSVPCVMHQLADVQAVLERALAFQEEVQEALRGLPASTAQLQGLVAQGARLGVAVPETRQLERQVQQAAWLEEVKRALRSPREQVPLALVQGLAQAGATVAPSPAVEKARAELQELLTIAQRWEEKAHLCLEARQKHPPATLEAIIKEAENVPVHLPNILALKEALAKARAWIADVEEIQNGDHYPCLDDLEGLVAVGRDLPVRLEELRQLEVQVGTAHSWREKASKTFLKKNSCYTLLEVLCPCADAGAASPKRTKWRREPELGLYKSDTESLGLSAQDLRDPGSVIVAFKEGERKEKEGILRLRRANALKPAPPAPGPPSCVCSRPPGPSMLCCELCRDWFHAPCVAWPRLGAQKPSPAWWEWDAKFLCPLCQRSRRPRLETILALLVALQKLPVRLPEGEALQCLTERAITWQDRARQLLASPELAGPLERLAALRQRLHGDAGALRETSRNEQPKLSLENGDATTPEKMGPFTSDLEVLGAALARLQGPVLELPEGPRQALEELLLEGDLLEVTLDEGQSLWRLLQAARVPPVDTFRHLLELEQAERRGARGRDAERRRKRRAERGELPPVPKEELEPKRSRESEPPDVASPGAGTDHSQNGVGEL
- the KDM5C gene encoding lysine-specific demethylase 5C isoform X5, with amino-acid sequence MEDRVPPARGEEPPPPVAAADRAPPPQDRGPGRVWAEDRAPGAEDRAPLAEDRAPPAEERGPRRAWENRAPPAEDQVPRGDRAPPAEERGPRRGWGERGPPAEERGPKAERGPRGAPGPRAGWGEGVGEWGAPWPGTEAEPPEDFLPPPECPVFEPSWAEFRDPLGYIAKIRPIAEKSGICKIRPPADWQPPFAVEVDNFRFTPRIQRLNELEAQTRVKLNYLDQIAKFWEIQGSSLKIPNVERRILDLYSLSKVVLEEGGYEAICRDRRWARVAQRLTYPSGKNIGSLLRSHYERIIYPYEMYQSGANLVQCDARPFDSEEKDKEYKPHSIPLRQSVQPSKFNSYGRRAKRLQQEPEPTEEDIEKNPELKKLQIYGAGPKMLGLGLVAKDKTLRKKDKEGPECPPTVVVKEEPPGVDSRPEPQSPRPFLEVKEELRHSPEPCTKMTMRLRRSHGNTQFIDSYVCRICARGDEDDKLLLCDGCDDNYHIFCLLPPLPEIPKGVWRCPKCVMAECKRPPEAFGFEQATREYTLQSFGEMADAFKADYFNMPVHMVPTELVEKEFWRLVNSIEEDVTVEYGADIHSKEFGSGFPISDSKRRLCSEEEEYAASGWNLNVMPVLQQSVLCHINADISGMKVPWLYVGMVFSAFCWHIEDHWSYSINYLHWGEPKTWYGVPSFAAEHLEDVMKKLTPELFESQPDLLHQLVTLMNPNTLMAHGVPVVRTNQCAGEFVITFPRAYHSGFNQGYNFAEAVNFCTADWLPAGRQCIEHYRRLRRYCVFSHEELICKMAACPEKLDLNLAAAVHKEMFILVQEERKLRKALLDKGVTEAEREAFELLPDDERQCDKCKTTCFLSALACYDCPARLVCLYHIHDLCKCPSSRQYLRYRYTLDELPAMLHKLKVRAESFDTWANKVRIALEVEDGRKRTLEELRALESEARERKFPDNELLHRLKSCLAEAESCVSDALGLISGLETGVPAVPLSLDELRAFLERMSSVPCVMHQLADVQAVLERALAFQEEVQEALRGLPASTAQLQGLVAQGARLGVAVPETRQLERQVQQAAWLEEVKRALRSPREQVPLALVQGLAQAGATVAPSPAVEKARAELQELLTIAQRWEEKAHLCLEARQKHPPATLEAIIKEAENVPVHLPNILALKEALAKARAWIADVEEIQNGDHYPCLDDLEGLVAVGRDLPVRLEELRQLEVQVGTAHSWREKASKTFLKKNSCYTLLEVLCPCADAGAASPKRTKWRREPELGLYKSDTESLGLSAQDLRDPGSVIVAFKEGERKEKEGILRLRRANALKPAPPAPGPPSCVCSRPPGPSMLCCELCRDWFHAPCVAWPRLGAQKPSPAWWEWDAKFLCPLCQRSRRPRLETILALLVALQKLPVRLPEGEALQCLTERAITWQDRARQLLASPELAGPLERLAALRQRLHGDAGALRETSRNEQPKLSLENGDATTPEKMGPFTSDLEVLGAALARLQGPVLELPEGPRQALEELLLEGDLLEVTLDEGQSLWRLLQAARVPPVDTFRHLLELEQAERRGARGRDAERRRKRRAERGELPPVPKEELEPKRSRESEPPDVASPGAGTDHSQNGVGEL